The Deltaproteobacteria bacterium DNA segment CTTACCGGTGCCATTGGAGAAAAGGATCTGGACAAATGCCTCAAGAGCCTGGGTTATCTGCTGGATCAGGGGATACATCCCCTGGCAATACTTAAGACCGTTGCAAATTTTCTGCGGAAGATGATAATCTTGAGGGCCGTTTTTGAATATGGACCAGGCCTTCAAGCAGTTAAGAACTTGGAGTACGGGACCTTCAAAAACAGGATGCTGCCTGAGATAAAGGAGATTTTGGGAGATACTCCGCCTGCCGTGCTGAAAGGTGCTCATCCATACGCACTTTATAGATTGGGCAGGCAGGTACATGGTTTTGACCTGGACCAGATGCTGGATTTGCTGGCCTCTATGGCCGAAATGGATCTTGAGTTCAAGGGAGGTCAGGTTTCTCCAAGAGTGCTGCTGGAGACACTGATTTTTCGTTTGGTCTCAATGGATGGACTATGGATGAAAAAGTGATGAATTGGGAGAGAATAGCCCGTTTTCTCTTTGAAGGGTCAATGCTCAAGCATACGTGGCGAACGGGCTATCCGTTTCTGGGAAAGGGCAGGGAATCAGTGGCTGCCCACACGTTTGGCGTGATCCTGAGCGCCATGATGCTGGCAAGAGATATCCCCGAAGTAGATATGGAAAGGCTCTTGAAGCTGTGTCTGGTACACGATCTCCCCGAGGCAAGGACCGGGGATGCCAACGCGGTACACAAGCGGTATGTGACCATAGATGAGGAATCGGCAATCACGGAAATGATCCAGGGACTTCCGGGCGGTGAGGAGATAGCGGATCTGCTGTCCGAGTTCAGGGACTGCAAGACAACAGAGGCAATATTGGCCCATGACGCAGATCAGCTTGATATGTTGATTTCTCTTAAAGAA contains these protein-coding regions:
- a CDS encoding phosphohydrolase, producing the protein MNWERIARFLFEGSMLKHTWRTGYPFLGKGRESVAAHTFGVILSAMMLARDIPEVDMERLLKLCLVHDLPEARTGDANAVHKRYVTIDEESAITEMIQGLPGGEEIADLLSEFRDCKTTEAILAHDADQLDMLISLKEHLDTGSRDAARWIPYVRDRLKSEGAKALAGAILKEHWASWWMRQLLGENFK